The genomic segment GATTGGTGGATTTGAGGCTGTTTTATCTTATGGTCATCCCTTTCTATTAATTGCTGTTTTTGCTATTGCCGCTTGGAAACTCAAGGGAAAAAATATGGCTGTCTTTGTTGCTTTAGGATTAATGTTAGTCTTAAATCTTAGAATGTGGGACCCGTTAGTAACTACTATGGCTTCAATAATTACTTCGGTGGTTGTCTGTTTAATTTTGGGAATCCCAATTGGAATTTTAAAAGCCCGTAGCAGAATTATTGATCTTATTACTCGTCCTATGCTAGACTTTATGCAGACTATACCTCCCTTTGTTTATTTAATTCCAGCCTTAATGTTCTTTGGTTTAGGTAATGTTTCTGGAGTTATAGCTACTGTAGTCTTTGCTATTGCTCCTCCAATTCGTTTAACTTATTTAGGAATTAAACAGGTATCAGATGAGTTAAAAGAAGCTGGGAGAGCCTTTGGTTGTACCCCATGGCAGATGTTATATAAGATAGAGCTACCGTTAGCATTACCATCGATTATGATGGGCGTTAACCAATGTATTATGCTTTCTTTATCTATGGTAGTAATTGCAGCGATGATCGGAGCTGGAGGATTAGGAAAGCCAGTACTGCGTTCCTTATCAACAGTAGATATCGGTTTAGGTTTTGAAG from the Acetohalobium arabaticum DSM 5501 genome contains:
- a CDS encoding ABC transporter permease, producing MNLIPLVSTLDKLINFLSTKIPLGNAVEAIVDFIISNFSVPLNTFSEIISSLIGGFEAVLSYGHPFLLIAVFAIAAWKLKGKNMAVFVALGLMLVLNLRMWDPLVTTMASIITSVVVCLILGIPIGILKARSRIIDLITRPMLDFMQTIPPFVYLIPALMFFGLGNVSGVIATVVFAIAPPIRLTYLGIKQVSDELKEAGRAFGCTPWQMLYKIELPLALPSIMMGVNQCIMLSLSMVVIAAMIGAGGLGKPVLRSLSTVDIGLGFEAGLGVVILAMILDRIFGREQ